The Topomyia yanbarensis strain Yona2022 chromosome 3, ASM3024719v1, whole genome shotgun sequence nucleotide sequence GCTGCAAAGGAACACATTTTGATTAATTAAAAGTTTAGCCTCTGTAAGTAGTTAATTATTAAGTTAAGCTttgtaaaactagtttaaattgAAGCTAGGGCATTGTGCTATTGGCGGATATAAAATATGTGCTGGTTTCCGGTGGTTTTGTGCAGATACTcgcaaatgaaatgttttgtgtACATCTGTGAGCTGTCAACAAATCGACGGAAATTTGATTTGTCGCTGAACTATCCTTCCTCATTCAATGAACTagttattaaattttcaattacattAATTTCAGTTTAATTAAATCTTCGTAGAAGTCTACAATGGCCAAGACCAAGACGGAGAAAAAGGCGAAATCCGCCATCAATGAAGTGGTGACCCGCGAGTGCACCATCAACTTGAACCGGCGTCTGCACAAGGTCGGCTACAAGAAGCGATCACCGCGAGCCATCAAGATTGTGCGCAAATTCGCCGAGAAGGAAATGGGAACCACCGATGTCCGTATCGATACCCGCCTGAACAAGGCTATCTGGCACCGCGGAATCAGGTGAGTGGGAAAAATATTGATAATTTTAGTAGGTGAACGCTGGGCAGCTTGCTGGTTCGTAGTGGTTTATTAGTGAATTAGTTATTAATTTGGTTTTTAACTACGTAGGTTTAAAGTGGACAGTAATTTATAATTCTGTTTCGCGCAAAA carries:
- the LOC131691825 gene encoding large ribosomal subunit protein eL31, whose product is MAKTKTEKKAKSAINEVVTRECTINLNRRLHKVGYKKRSPRAIKIVRKFAEKEMGTTDVRIDTRLNKAIWHRGIRNPPFRIRVRLSRRRNDDEDSPNKLYTLVTYVPVPTFKELQTENVESTDD